In Conger conger chromosome 5, fConCon1.1, whole genome shotgun sequence, the DNA window AAGCACTGGCTGACAGCAGACAGAAGATTAACTTTGGCAACTTGTTTAGTTTACTCATTCATACGCAGAAGATATTTCATTTCAGTAACGACGAGTGTCTATAAATGCGAAAATAAAGCATGATGAAtccagaaataaattaataagggGAGCTACAGCACACGAAAGCTGTCTGTACGTCTTTCTTTACCTACGATACTGGACCCACCCACACAGGGTCACCTCCTCTCCAACATCTTTGGGGCGGAGTTCCGCACAGGCGTGAGTCCTGGGCGAGAAACTGCTGTGTCCTGCCAAAAGCAGACAACAATGCGGGTTTATCAAGATCGGCAGCGCATATAGCTCTGTATGGTCCTTTCTTATACATAGAATACAAAACACGGGTTATATACACTGACATCAGCAACTGGGTCACTCATCTGGCTTCGCATACGTGGAACGTTCAATAACTGACATTAGTCTTACTCCTCTTCTGAATTCATGTTACCCTAAACTCAAAATTAACGTTTAGTTGACGATACATGTCACAGAGTTTAATAAGGCCATGTCTCGTGTTTAATTTGTaaacacattaattaaaaaaagttccTTGCTGGATAGATACCTGTACGTGTACTGTCGGATAATCTGTAGTGACTGCAAACCCAGGGAATGCTTCTGTGTTTCGTGAAAGACACCGGATTTCTAGTTAAACGAACATGTATTCCTCTCGAAGACAACCTTAGAGGCTGCGACCACCTGGTAGCGTTTAGAAACCTCTGAAGCAACACTCCGAATTTTAAGGACATTGTTCTGCGAAGATGCTATGAGGTTTACTTGACCAAATACTTCAGTATACACTAGCTAACTAAACACTGACATGTTTCTTCAAGAGCATGTGATGTATAGAGGTCCTTCCTGGACAAATTTAGCAAATCTACCTAGACTATATATATCACACCCAGACAGAATCGATTGGACGTCAAAACATATATTCTTTagacatatataatatattatatgcTAAATGAACGTTGACTATATATGTAgctatagctaacgttaattaGCTGTTCGAGTGGACACAGTTGTTGACATCACGAACGCTGCAACTGGTACTTTTAGCTATCAAAGTCGGATGTACGACGACTGAGGTCTTTCATTCCATACTTTGTTAGTTTGGCCTGGTTGTTTCCCGATGCCTGATGGGAACGCGCGTTGTTCAAATTCGTTTCCGGTTTTAGTtgcgctgttttttttcttttcgtcAGTCATGGAGACGCGAGTCAGGTAACGCGAGTTACTTTTTAATGTGGATATTCCGAAATACTTTCGCAAGATAACGCATGAAACGGTAGCATAATATCACAGTGCGatcggataaaaaaaaaacatctgcataaATCTCTAGCTAATGTCTTTGTTAACCTAGCTGAGGTTGCTCACCACAAATGAGTTTGCTGCTTGCGGATGAAATGATACCAATCAAGTTGAACCTAGCTGGAGCAAGCAAACGAATGTAACCTAAGAAATTGCAGGTTATATCGTTAGCTCGATTAATATGTTACTGTATCCTTTAATATTAACGTTGGCTATAGCTAGCTGAATTTAAACATTCTTGCTTGATCTTGAAATGAGCCAGCTGTCATCTAACAGAAcgatgtcctttttttttttagcctgACTAACGTTACGACGCCCAGAAATCAGACTGCGCCGCACAGAAGAAACAAGAGTTATGGATTTTCACGCCGAAGTCTTGGCGTTGAATTAACATCTAATTTAGGGTGCACATCGAGTCAGTTTACTGCTGTACGAATACCGACCAACCGAAGGATCCCCAGACCGCGCAACCTTACAGTAAGTACAGAGATTTACTTCCCTGAACTAGCAAACTAGATGTATAGCAGAATATACCAGCCCCTGGGTGTGCTGGTCGTTTTTGCACTGTAACTTTGTATTGAAACTGAATCGCACTCAAAGGTGCTAAATTGGATTTTGACAAGCTCAATAAAGGCTACTCAAATAACTTTCATAGCAGCTGTGCTACTATTTTGGATAATAGCCACAGGGAAATAACAAGTAGCCAGCCGTTGCCACTATTCATGTTTGTTATTGTCTTAGCTAATGCAGGCAGTAATTATTGTCTTcctggtttggtttggttttcttTGCAGGAACAAGTTGACCCTGAACACATCGGTCTCATTGTGAAAAAAGAATGGACGCTTTCCTACGTTACACCCTTATATCAGTTCAGACATACTCAGCTTCAGTCTTACTCAAAACAATTAGCGGCGTTCATAGTGACTGAAAAACAACAGGGCGTTGCTGTGGAAGTTGGTCAAGAACTTGGTTTCAAAGTAGTTTTTACCGCGGTCCTTGGACTGGCAGAAACTGAAGATGATGCCGTGACCGTTTTAATACAGGTAGGAGTATTCTGCTTATGTGCCAACAGTACTTTGCCTTTACAGTTCAACAGCTCATCTACTGGGTGAAATGGAAATAGCTTCATTTATGAGGGAACATGTTTAAAAAGAAGTCTGAGATTAGCTTTGCATACACAGTGAATATTGATATCACTATACAACGTCAAATATAATGGCCTTAAGTAAAGCATGTGCAAGATGACCTGTTTGCCTTTGATAAGAATTTGTTTAAAACCATTTACAACAAATGTTgatatttttgtcaaatattctaatgctacaaatatatattaatcTAATGTTACAGTgcaatgttgtgttttttttttaaactaagtATTTTTCCTGCACATTATCCACTTTTAGATCCAGTCAAAGCCTGCTTTTGCTGCACAAGGGGAAGCCGCCAAGGTGGTGTGGAGTGGGTGGCTGAGCTGTGTCAGTGGTGATGTGGAGTACTTAAGGTCCCTGCCCCCTGACTTCACCTGCCTGCCTCTGTTTGGTGCCAGTGGGGCCGAGTCTCTCACTGCCTTGGTCAAGTCCTGGTTTGAGAGGACATTTGACTGCTACTTTGGCCCTTTGGGCATCAACTCCACTAACCTTGAGTGGTTAGCTGCCCTATGGATTGGGTGCCACCCTGACATTAACATCCGCTACCTGAAGTTAGCATGGAGAGTCCCTGCTCAACCACCTCTGGATGTCTCTTACACCGTCCACCCACAGGACACCTGGGAACTGTGGAACAGCATTCGGCAAGAGAGCAACCTGAGGGACACAGTGGACATTGAGGAGGTCAGCCGTTTCTTCAGAGGGCTGGAATCCCATTTTTTCCGCCATTTCAGGATCTACCTGTCAGCTGGGACCTTAACTGAGGTGTCTACCTCTCTAGGGTCTGCTCATCTGGATGGAAAGATCAAGGTAAGATCATGCTTTAtgggcatactatgcaggattttcaccttgaaaatattataaaacaaacatgctcagtcattactatgatacactggcaacctgtgcCTATtctcacttctgcccaatagcTTTATGTctgcttgtatttgttattaaaAACTGCTTGGGCTGTTTCTGGGTGTGGACCTTTGTGTACCTTTGCTTTATCGACGgtggttccttattttgtaatgtggggtggcaaaacaagcatgtgGTGACCTCACCTCTGGACGCACAATCCAAGACAGCTAAGAGGTTCTCTGACCAGTACTGCTAAAGAAGTCCTAGTCAAGGTCCTTCTCAGTGTGCAAGCAACTACATTATAACGTCTGCTCTGCATACATCTGGCTAGGAGTATATTCTAGTGACGAGCGAGTAGCATTTTATCTAATGTAATTGCCTGCTGTGTGACATGGGGAGAGGAAACCGGGTACCTGAGGGCTGTACAGGTGAAAGTTAAAATCATCCAACATGGGTCCCATTCCATTCTCTGGGAGGACTTCCGAGTGTCCTCAAGGAAGTCTCCCAGGGGTCCTGGTGGCCTGTAAACAGCAATGAGACTTCCTGATGGGAAACGTATTGCAGGCTATTGAAGAGCCTCGTTagaagattaaaataaaatatttcagtagTCTGTCAAATAAAGTGTTCTGGTGTGCTGAATACAAGTACAAAAGTGTGCCGAGTGGTGATGTTTTACGCGGTTTTCCCTTCTTTCAGATTACAAGCAGTGACATGATGACCTCTGTCCTCGCCCTGCTGACTGAATGTGCGCTCCTCAGAATGCCCATCTGACCATGGAAATCTTTCTCAGCGTTTGTAAATAGCCTTttcatgtataaaatgtattttttatgtcaATATACTAATTACCGTTTGCAATAGGGGGGGTCATGCTTTTAACAGTGATGTACTATAATCGGCAACTGGGAGACGAGGCTACATGCTACAGTTGGTTATTAAAGTTAATGTTTGTTAGAAGTTTCATTTATTGTGTGTGACCATTTTTAACAACTTTTTTAAACATCCATTAATGAGAACTGTCATACTGCAACCTGTCCCTGGTGATCTCTGTTCCtgttgcccaaccctgttcccggagacCTGCCTACctgctgtaggttttcattccaaccttaACATGCCTGAATCTAGCtaaacaagatctctagctttTGAATTAAGTGTGCTTTGCTAAGGttagtgaaagcctacaggatttctaggaacagggttaggccagccctgctCTTGGTCATGGATGATGGAATTTGACACTTCCCAACAGCCCCAGCTTGGTTCCAGTATATCAAACTAATGAAAATAGTTGGTTGTATTAAATCCAAAATGGCAATGTTCTCTAATTATTATTTAGACACCTGAGATTTCAGTGTATTTATATtaaatcagaatcagaaaaCCTGTCTTAGTTttgcttgtg includes these proteins:
- the cenpl gene encoding centromere protein L isoform X2, which produces MPDGNARCSNSFPVLVALFFFFSSVMETRVSLTNVTTPRNQTAPHRRNKSYGFSRRSLGVELTSNLGCTSSQFTAVRIPTNRRIPRPRNLTEQVDPEHIGLIVKKEWTLSYVTPLYQFRHTQLQSYSKQLAAFIVTEKQQGVAVEVGQELGFKVVFTAVLGLAETEDDAVTVLIQIQSKPAFAAQGEAAKVVWSGWLSCVSGDVEYLRSLPPDFTCLPLFGASGAESLTALVKSWFERTFDCYFGPLGINSTNLEWLAALWIGCHPDINIRYLKLAWRVPAQPPLDVSYTVHPQDTWELWNSIRQESNLRDTVDIEEGLLIWMERSRLQAVT
- the cenpl gene encoding centromere protein L isoform X1, with translation MPDGNARCSNSFPVLVALFFFFSSVMETRVSLTNVTTPRNQTAPHRRNKSYGFSRRSLGVELTSNLGCTSSQFTAVRIPTNRRIPRPRNLTEQVDPEHIGLIVKKEWTLSYVTPLYQFRHTQLQSYSKQLAAFIVTEKQQGVAVEVGQELGFKVVFTAVLGLAETEDDAVTVLIQIQSKPAFAAQGEAAKVVWSGWLSCVSGDVEYLRSLPPDFTCLPLFGASGAESLTALVKSWFERTFDCYFGPLGINSTNLEWLAALWIGCHPDINIRYLKLAWRVPAQPPLDVSYTVHPQDTWELWNSIRQESNLRDTVDIEEVSRFFRGLESHFFRHFRIYLSAGTLTEVSTSLGSAHLDGKIKITSSDMMTSVLALLTECALLRMPI